A section of the Thauera chlorobenzoica genome encodes:
- a CDS encoding site-specific integrase, giving the protein MNEVDVYVHAATRANTRRSYTSAVRHFEVEWGGFLPASADSIARYLARHAELLSIATLRQRLAALSRWHQDHGFADPTKAPLVRQTMKGIQTVHPPQTRQAVPLQIGQLSHAVTWLDHAIGTQGAVARLRHTRDKALLLLGFWRGFRSDELIRLETQDVELVPAQGMTCFLPRTKGDRQAAGRCFKVPALSRLCPVAAYTAWKDLSGIEEGPVFRGIDQWGRIRVHGLHVNSVTPLLRSIFERAGLLSADSFSSHSLRRGFANWANDNGWDVKSLMEYVGWRDVKSALRYIDGADAFGQQRIERALSDDAQTS; this is encoded by the coding sequence ATGAATGAGGTCGATGTCTACGTACACGCGGCAACACGCGCCAATACGCGTCGCAGCTACACCTCCGCCGTGCGCCACTTCGAGGTGGAATGGGGTGGCTTCCTGCCGGCGAGCGCGGACAGCATCGCGCGCTATCTGGCGCGGCATGCCGAACTGCTGTCCATCGCTACCCTGCGACAGCGCCTCGCAGCCTTGTCGCGCTGGCACCAGGATCACGGCTTTGCCGATCCTACCAAGGCCCCTCTGGTACGACAGACCATGAAGGGCATTCAAACCGTGCATCCGCCGCAAACCCGTCAGGCGGTGCCGCTACAGATTGGCCAACTGTCCCACGCCGTGACATGGCTGGACCACGCGATCGGGACCCAGGGCGCGGTCGCGCGACTGCGCCACACCCGTGACAAGGCGCTACTCCTCCTGGGTTTCTGGCGCGGATTCCGAAGTGACGAGTTGATCCGCCTGGAAACGCAAGATGTCGAACTCGTGCCCGCCCAAGGCATGACCTGCTTCCTGCCTCGAACCAAGGGCGACCGGCAGGCGGCCGGACGGTGCTTCAAGGTGCCGGCCTTGTCGCGTCTGTGCCCCGTGGCGGCCTATACGGCCTGGAAGGATCTGTCGGGGATTGAGGAAGGGCCGGTCTTCCGCGGGATCGATCAATGGGGACGAATCCGTGTCCACGGCCTGCACGTCAACAGCGTCACGCCGCTGCTGCGCAGCATTTTCGAGCGCGCGGGACTCCTGTCGGCCGACAGCTTCAGCAGCCATTCCTTGCGTCGTGGTTTCGCCAACTGGGCCAACGACAACGGCTGGGATGTCAAGAGCCTGATGGAATACGTCGGCTGGCGTGATGTGAAGTCTGCCCTGCGCTATATCGACGGGGCCGATGCCTTCGGTCAGCAGCGCATCGAACGCGCCTTGTCGGACGACGCTCAGACGTCGTGA
- the tnpC gene encoding Tn3 family transposase post-transcriptional regulator TnpC, whose amino-acid sequence MDIPEPRFAVTPYGDVDSAALDNLRQSFDTTALLELVDGLAPMAQRFDRTGGVRDELLRLHRMAHTVINGANPSESSADDLWEVAAALIDEFRQMSDHCLEIAAALQPLADLQPDHDV is encoded by the coding sequence ATGGACATCCCTGAACCCCGTTTCGCGGTTACCCCCTACGGCGATGTTGACTCCGCAGCACTGGACAACCTGCGGCAAAGCTTTGATACCACAGCGCTACTCGAACTGGTCGACGGGCTGGCTCCGATGGCGCAGCGTTTCGACAGAACAGGGGGTGTGCGGGATGAACTGCTGCGTCTTCATCGCATGGCGCACACTGTCATCAATGGCGCGAATCCGAGCGAATCGAGCGCCGATGACCTGTGGGAAGTTGCCGCCGCCCTCATCGACGAGTTCCGGCAGATGTCCGATCACTGTCTCGAGATCGCCGCAGCTCTGCAGCCGTTGGCCGACCTGCAGCCGGATCACGACGTCTGA
- a CDS encoding Tn3 family transposase — MASLERTAYPQFLSYYSPSDLRQFFTLQDEEINWLKSAGRSAGTRLGLAVLLKVFQHLRYFPSLDKIPSEVITHVRNGLGFGDAIRIEYPVERTLFRHKAMVLGLLNVKPFHGHDAMRQAERFACDAAELMDQRADIINGIIEGVLQARYELPAFSTLDDLAEKAHAAVQNRVFGKVFHRITPQQLEALQALLVTDKLERRQSEYNELKKSAKRPTRKHLDMLVEHLEWLDSITAGDDVLAGLPDTKIRHFAAQAMAYDVSELRECAETKRYTLLVALIRRMQVRARDQLAEMFLRRVATIHKRAKEELDQIQFGQRGQIERLIGTLDGVLAILDGEPDNAAAGAQIREYLAPAGGVHGVRETCAQVQATSGNNYLPLVWKHFKSHRSILFRLVHLLDIRATTQDRTLIDALNLIKTYQDKHRIEWITESIDLSFASDRWRKLLREGDSGDGFGLGLSRRNLEICVFSYLAEELRSGDLSIVGSEEFADYRDQLLSWEECQELLPAYCDKIGLPQDATTFASSLRDWLTDTAQHLDDTFPECRGDVALTASGEPVLRKPIAREIPPSVMSLQNALTQRMPARHILDVLANIEHWMGFTRHFGPLSGNMAKLKQPAERYLLTIFAMGCNLGPTQAARHLGNSGVTPHMLSFVNRRHLSLESLEAAQRELNEVYLRLDLPKIWGDGKTVAADGTQYDFYDENLLAGYHFRYRKMGAVAYRHVANNYIAVFRHFIPPGVWEAIYVIEGLLKAGLSVEADTVHADTQGQSATVFAFTHLLGIKLMPRIRNWKNLTLFRPDKAVKYKYINRLFGDSVDWNLIERHWQDLMQVALSIYAGKISSATLLRKLGSYSRKNRLYFAAQELGNVIRTGFLLEWIGSRELRQEITANTNKIESYNGFAKWLSFGGDVIAVNEPDEQQKRLRYNDLVASALILQNTVDMMRTLGDLRHEGWQITENDVSFLSPYQVAHVKRFGEYSLKLKRKPEAWIADDTFQQAAASVQDMRRATRRA, encoded by the coding sequence ATGGCGTCACTGGAGCGCACTGCATACCCGCAGTTTCTGAGCTACTACTCACCGAGTGACCTGCGACAGTTCTTTACTCTGCAGGATGAAGAAATCAACTGGCTGAAGTCGGCCGGCCGTTCTGCCGGGACCCGACTCGGACTGGCCGTCCTGCTCAAAGTTTTCCAGCACTTGCGCTACTTTCCTAGCCTCGACAAGATACCTTCCGAGGTGATCACCCACGTCCGGAATGGCCTCGGTTTCGGTGACGCGATACGGATCGAATACCCCGTCGAACGCACCCTCTTTCGGCACAAAGCCATGGTGCTGGGCTTGCTTAACGTCAAACCCTTCCATGGGCACGATGCGATGCGCCAAGCAGAACGCTTTGCCTGCGATGCGGCTGAGCTCATGGATCAGCGTGCCGACATCATCAATGGGATAATCGAGGGGGTGCTCCAGGCGCGCTACGAACTCCCCGCCTTCTCGACGCTCGACGATTTGGCAGAGAAGGCCCACGCTGCCGTGCAGAACCGGGTGTTCGGTAAGGTATTTCACCGTATCACCCCCCAACAACTCGAAGCCCTACAGGCGCTGCTGGTCACGGACAAACTGGAACGCCGCCAAAGCGAATACAACGAGCTCAAGAAATCCGCGAAACGCCCGACCCGCAAGCATCTCGATATGCTGGTGGAGCATCTGGAATGGCTGGATTCGATCACGGCGGGGGATGACGTCCTTGCAGGCCTTCCCGACACCAAGATTCGCCACTTCGCCGCCCAGGCCATGGCCTATGACGTGTCCGAGTTGCGCGAATGCGCCGAGACCAAGCGTTACACCCTGCTGGTGGCCCTGATCCGGCGCATGCAGGTGCGCGCGCGGGATCAGTTGGCCGAGATGTTCCTGCGCCGCGTGGCCACGATTCACAAACGCGCCAAGGAAGAGCTCGACCAGATCCAGTTCGGGCAGCGCGGCCAGATCGAGCGCCTGATCGGCACGCTGGATGGCGTGCTCGCCATCCTCGACGGCGAACCGGACAATGCGGCGGCCGGCGCTCAGATACGCGAATACCTTGCACCCGCAGGTGGAGTCCACGGGGTCCGCGAGACCTGTGCCCAGGTGCAGGCGACCAGCGGCAACAACTACCTGCCGCTCGTGTGGAAACACTTCAAGAGCCATCGCTCCATCCTGTTCCGGCTCGTGCATTTGCTCGACATCCGCGCCACCACCCAGGATCGGACGCTGATCGACGCTTTGAACCTCATCAAGACCTACCAGGACAAGCATCGCATCGAGTGGATTACGGAGAGCATTGACCTTTCCTTCGCCTCGGACCGCTGGCGCAAGCTCCTGCGCGAGGGCGACAGCGGCGATGGTTTCGGTCTGGGCTTAAGCCGGCGCAACCTCGAAATCTGTGTCTTCTCCTACCTCGCCGAGGAGTTGCGCTCTGGCGATCTCAGTATCGTCGGCTCGGAGGAGTTCGCCGATTACCGCGATCAGTTGCTTTCGTGGGAGGAATGCCAGGAGTTGTTACCCGCCTACTGCGACAAGATTGGCCTGCCGCAGGACGCAACGACCTTTGCCAGCAGTTTGCGCGACTGGCTCACCGACACCGCGCAGCACCTGGATGACACGTTTCCTGAATGCCGCGGCGATGTGGCCCTGACTGCCAGCGGAGAACCCGTGTTGCGCAAGCCGATTGCGCGCGAAATCCCGCCTTCGGTTATGTCGCTGCAGAACGCGCTGACCCAGCGCATGCCGGCGCGGCACATTCTGGACGTGCTCGCCAACATCGAACACTGGATGGGCTTCACGCGGCACTTCGGGCCACTATCGGGCAACATGGCCAAGCTCAAGCAGCCGGCCGAGCGCTACCTGCTGACGATCTTCGCCATGGGCTGCAACCTCGGGCCCACACAGGCGGCGCGCCATCTGGGCAACAGCGGCGTCACGCCGCACATGCTGTCCTTCGTCAATCGGCGCCACCTCTCACTGGAGAGCCTGGAAGCGGCCCAACGCGAGCTCAACGAGGTATATCTGCGCCTGGATCTCCCCAAGATATGGGGTGATGGCAAGACGGTCGCCGCCGACGGTACGCAGTACGATTTCTACGACGAAAACCTGCTCGCGGGTTACCACTTCCGTTACCGCAAGATGGGCGCCGTCGCCTACCGGCACGTGGCCAACAATTACATCGCGGTGTTCCGCCACTTCATTCCGCCCGGTGTGTGGGAAGCGATCTACGTGATCGAGGGACTGCTCAAGGCCGGCCTGTCGGTCGAAGCGGATACCGTGCATGCCGACACCCAGGGCCAGTCGGCCACAGTGTTTGCCTTCACCCATCTGCTGGGCATCAAGCTGATGCCGCGCATCCGGAACTGGAAAAATCTGACGCTGTTCCGGCCGGACAAGGCGGTGAAGTACAAGTACATCAACCGCCTGTTCGGCGACAGCGTGGACTGGAACCTCATCGAGCGGCACTGGCAGGATCTGATGCAGGTGGCCTTGTCGATCTACGCCGGCAAGATTTCTTCGGCCACCCTGCTGCGCAAGCTGGGCAGCTACAGCCGCAAGAACCGTCTGTATTTCGCGGCGCAGGAACTGGGCAACGTGATCCGCACGGGCTTCCTGCTGGAGTGGATCGGCAGTCGTGAGCTGCGCCAGGAGATCACCGCCAACACCAACAAGATCGAGTCCTACAACGGCTTTGCCAAATGGCTGTCCTTCGGTGGCGACGTGATCGCGGTGAACGAGCCGGACGAACAGCAGAAGCGCCTGCGCTACAACGATCTGGTGGCCTCCGCCCTGATCCTGCAGAACACCGTCGACATGATGCGCACGTTGGGCGACCTCCGGCATGAAGGCTGGCAGATCACGGAAAACGATGTCAGCTTTCTGAGTCCCTACCAGGTCGCGCACGTCAAGCGCTTCGGCGAGTACAGCCTGAAACTCAAGCGCAAACCCGAAGCCTGGATCGCGGACGACACCTTTCAACAAGCGGCCGCGTCGGTGCAGGACATGCGGCGCGCGACGCGCAGAGCCTGA
- a CDS encoding YIP1 family protein — protein sequence MMKFLHFPPMMWSSSAAWDEIARTRPSIVSMIFGLVLPLSALPPRMLIHAADHIGARYFPDAPADSWRLAALLFFVAEIVSLLLMSWLIREVSKTRKGSADIHDAFTVAAVAALPLWLSSLVLLQHGIVPVIVIPLLALAASVALIRYGVDNLLQVREPINAFELAVIVTSSGVFAWIVLVGIALAPVLAS from the coding sequence ATGATGAAATTCCTGCACTTTCCACCAATGATGTGGTCGTCGAGTGCGGCCTGGGACGAGATCGCACGTACCCGCCCTTCCATCGTCTCGATGATTTTCGGGTTGGTCCTGCCGCTGTCGGCCCTGCCTCCGCGAATGCTCATTCATGCCGCGGATCACATTGGCGCACGCTATTTTCCCGACGCCCCGGCTGATTCCTGGCGCCTTGCGGCACTACTGTTCTTCGTCGCCGAGATCGTTTCCTTGCTACTGATGAGCTGGCTGATTCGGGAAGTCTCGAAGACCCGGAAAGGGAGCGCCGACATCCATGACGCGTTCACCGTCGCCGCGGTTGCCGCGCTTCCACTGTGGCTGTCGTCCCTCGTCCTGCTCCAGCACGGAATCGTCCCGGTGATTGTGATCCCCTTGCTCGCCCTCGCCGCCTCTGTCGCCTTGATCCGGTACGGCGTCGACAATCTGCTGCAGGTCCGCGAGCCGATCAATGCGTTCGAACTTGCCGTAATCGTCACCAGCAGCGGCGTATTCGCGTGGATCGTCCTGGTCGGTATCGCCCTGGCCCCTGTGCTCGCCAGCTGA
- a CDS encoding ribonucleotide reductase subunit alpha, with product MMISEFQGLLEAARRQAEPQRLLFVFARAELPEDATPEQKRRFERGQGGTLAPVMFVDKKTDEIQSFAELVEESRHMGQLWDVVFVGCLGGQGSQEPSDEATQQALEAMIKSIQGGIVSHLLAYRADGEQLQFG from the coding sequence ATGATGATTTCAGAGTTCCAGGGGCTTTTGGAGGCGGCACGCAGGCAAGCCGAGCCGCAGCGGTTGCTGTTCGTCTTTGCGCGAGCCGAACTCCCCGAAGATGCGACGCCGGAGCAGAAGCGCCGCTTCGAGCGCGGCCAGGGCGGCACGCTGGCCCCAGTCATGTTCGTAGACAAAAAGACGGACGAAATCCAGAGCTTCGCCGAGCTGGTCGAAGAGTCGCGGCACATGGGCCAGCTCTGGGATGTGGTGTTCGTCGGCTGCCTGGGCGGGCAGGGATCGCAGGAGCCGAGCGACGAAGCGACCCAGCAGGCGCTGGAGGCCATGATCAAATCGATCCAGGGCGGCATCGTCAGCCATCTGCTGGCCTACCGCGCGGACGGAGAGCAGCTCCAGTTCGGTTGA
- a CDS encoding class I SAM-dependent methyltransferase, translating into MWGKDYDKNLVQPWRNFMPVELLIAMLRDPASTGALLPSSRALARAMANAATGADLIVELGAGTGAVTRALLHAQPHVPLIAVELQPPLAQRLKACCPTADVRQAAAKEVVDALIDAQGKVVLISSLPFRSLPRRVASETATCLCRFLERNPARKLVQFTYQPRAPFGAPPGLQWQRTSVVWRNTPPAGIWELQAVS; encoded by the coding sequence ATGTGGGGCAAGGATTACGATAAAAATCTTGTCCAACCTTGGCGTAACTTCATGCCCGTAGAACTGCTGATTGCAATGCTACGAGATCCGGCCTCGACGGGCGCACTGCTGCCCTCGTCGCGCGCGCTGGCAAGAGCCATGGCCAACGCCGCCACCGGTGCCGACCTGATCGTAGAGCTCGGAGCAGGCACCGGCGCCGTCACCCGTGCCCTGCTTCATGCCCAGCCCCACGTACCGCTGATCGCAGTGGAACTGCAGCCGCCTCTTGCACAACGGCTGAAAGCCTGTTGCCCGACCGCGGATGTACGCCAGGCTGCAGCGAAAGAGGTCGTGGACGCCTTGATCGACGCGCAGGGCAAGGTCGTCCTCATTTCCAGCCTTCCGTTCCGCTCCCTGCCCCGCCGCGTGGCGAGCGAAACGGCCACCTGCCTGTGCCGGTTCCTTGAACGGAACCCCGCGCGCAAGCTGGTCCAGTTCACCTATCAGCCCAGAGCGCCATTCGGCGCCCCACCCGGTCTGCAGTGGCAACGGACATCGGTAGTTTGGCGCAACACACCACCGGCCGGGATATGGGAGCTACAAGCGGTGTCCTGA
- a CDS encoding molybdopterin-dependent oxidoreductase, whose product MTQHTIPTYCALCFSRCGCLATVQDGRLLRVDPDPQHPTGKAICVKARAAPELVAHSDRLTTPLRRTRPKGDDDPGWKPITWDEALGIAGERLAAAGPKATAFAVATPSGTAIADSFAWIHRLAHYWGSPNMVFATENCNWHRDFTPRLTWGNSLGTPDFEHTGCIVLWGSNPAVSWLAQAERIRAAQRRGARLVVIDPRQGGLANSADLWLPVRPGTDAVLALGLIHLLLENGDADLAFLRSCSDAFDPAPSGDTTVLECLEQAAAGWTPDRVEAQTGVDVPRLRQAADLLATARPISLITWTGTCQQENATATTRAINILYALTGSLGQRGGNRWFPRPKINDVAAFDAAAMRRDTLGLAERPLGPPARGWITSRDLFRTIVTGQPYPIRALLAFGSNFLVSKPATRHTEEALAKLDFFIQTELFVTPTARWADLLLPAASCWEREGLQAGFMIGEQAEAHLQLRPALVAPPGEAWPDTRIVFELAKVLGLAERFFGGDPEAGLEHVLAPSGLDAAALRACPRGLASPHLSAEPPVPRITLWSDALVDIGAPGLPSPVSTQPDPLHPFVLTCGKTVPYCHSQFRQLAGLRRRQPRPEAELAPDVATARGVASGDAIVIKTQCGEMHCHAVLNARLAAGTVWSHYGWWDALRPINYNACMDGERFDSVAGSNALRGVPCDVLLRAPGDGRRAE is encoded by the coding sequence ATGACACAACATACCATCCCGACTTATTGTGCCTTGTGCTTTTCCCGCTGCGGTTGTCTGGCGACTGTGCAGGACGGACGCTTGCTGCGGGTCGACCCCGATCCCCAGCACCCCACCGGCAAGGCGATCTGTGTCAAGGCGCGCGCTGCGCCGGAACTGGTCGCCCACTCCGACCGGCTGACTACGCCTTTACGACGCACGCGCCCCAAAGGGGATGACGACCCAGGCTGGAAGCCCATCACGTGGGACGAGGCGTTGGGCATTGCAGGAGAGCGGCTTGCTGCAGCCGGTCCCAAAGCGACGGCATTTGCGGTGGCGACCCCGAGCGGCACGGCAATCGCCGACAGCTTTGCCTGGATTCACCGGCTGGCCCATTACTGGGGTAGCCCCAACATGGTGTTTGCAACTGAAAACTGCAACTGGCACCGCGACTTCACGCCCCGGTTGACCTGGGGGAACAGCCTCGGTACGCCGGATTTCGAGCACACCGGCTGCATCGTGCTCTGGGGCAGCAATCCTGCCGTTAGCTGGCTGGCACAAGCCGAACGGATCCGTGCGGCACAGCGTCGCGGAGCCCGTCTTGTCGTGATCGATCCCCGCCAAGGCGGCCTGGCCAATAGCGCCGACCTCTGGCTGCCGGTTCGCCCGGGCACCGACGCCGTGCTTGCGCTCGGGCTGATCCACCTGCTGCTGGAAAACGGAGATGCCGATCTCGCGTTTCTGCGATCCTGCTCCGACGCCTTCGACCCTGCCCCCAGTGGCGACACAACGGTCCTCGAGTGCTTGGAGCAGGCTGCCGCGGGGTGGACGCCCGACAGGGTCGAGGCGCAGACCGGCGTCGACGTGCCGCGGCTGCGCCAGGCCGCAGATCTGCTCGCAACTGCCCGCCCGATCAGCCTGATCACCTGGACCGGCACCTGCCAGCAGGAGAACGCGACCGCCACGACGCGCGCGATCAACATTCTCTACGCTCTGACCGGAAGCCTCGGCCAGCGAGGCGGGAACCGCTGGTTTCCCCGGCCGAAAATCAACGATGTCGCCGCTTTCGACGCCGCCGCCATGCGCCGGGACACCCTCGGGCTGGCGGAGCGGCCGCTGGGTCCCCCAGCGCGAGGATGGATCACCAGCCGTGACCTGTTCCGCACCATCGTCACCGGACAGCCTTACCCGATCCGGGCGTTGCTCGCCTTCGGCAGCAATTTCCTGGTCTCGAAGCCCGCCACGCGACACACCGAAGAGGCCTTGGCGAAGCTTGATTTCTTCATTCAGACCGAACTCTTCGTGACTCCGACGGCCCGCTGGGCCGACCTCCTGCTGCCGGCCGCCTCGTGCTGGGAGCGCGAGGGGTTGCAGGCCGGCTTCATGATCGGGGAGCAGGCCGAGGCTCATCTCCAGCTCAGGCCGGCGCTTGTCGCCCCGCCCGGCGAAGCCTGGCCTGACACCCGGATCGTGTTCGAACTGGCCAAGGTGCTGGGCTTGGCCGAGCGCTTCTTCGGCGGCGATCCGGAGGCCGGCCTCGAGCACGTTCTGGCTCCCTCCGGCCTCGATGCCGCGGCGTTGAGAGCCTGCCCGCGGGGGCTGGCCTCTCCCCACCTGAGCGCCGAGCCGCCCGTGCCGCGAATCACGTTGTGGTCTGACGCGCTGGTCGACATCGGCGCACCCGGTCTGCCCAGCCCCGTTTCGACGCAACCCGACCCCTTGCACCCCTTCGTGCTGACCTGCGGCAAGACGGTTCCTTACTGCCACAGCCAGTTCCGCCAGTTGGCCGGATTGCGGCGGCGCCAGCCAAGACCCGAGGCCGAACTGGCGCCGGATGTCGCCACTGCCCGCGGGGTTGCTTCCGGCGACGCCATCGTGATCAAGACGCAGTGCGGTGAAATGCACTGCCATGCCGTACTCAATGCCCGGCTCGCCGCCGGTACGGTATGGTCCCACTACGGCTGGTGGGACGCCCTCAGGCCGATCAACTACAACGCCTGCATGGACGGGGAGCGCTTCGATTCGGTCGCAGGCAGCAATGCCTTGCGCGGCGTCCCGTGCGATGTCCTTCTTCGAGCGCCGGGGGATGGACGGCGTGCTGAGTAA
- a CDS encoding bifunctional diguanylate cyclase/phosphodiesterase: MALMAAALIVYGYQRESTQLVRDTVATARALSSVVDRELAAVESALQVLATSPHLNSGDLAAFHAQAMDALSIRAGDNIVLADTGGRQWVNTFRSFGAPLPHVAMPQLQKVLDSRQPVVSDLFFGPLMRRPALSVSVPVFRDGRVHYNLSMGFFPDRLSAILDQQRLPPGWIGELFDGGGNLVARTHQPERFIGQRAVSSLAEVMRASAAGSLETLTAEGVPVISAFSRSAVSAWTVVISIPRETFTAQLEQSLGWLVAGTVALLGGSLVLAWGLGGRITGAFRGLSGHALHVGCGQAVTIPSFHLREADEVGEALMQASRVLQRARHDAHHDALTGLGNRTLLKEIVDRQLALSRRQGGEMALLYIDLDDFKPVNDRFGHAAGDELLRAVAERLRAGIRGSDLAVRLGGDEFVVAMFTTGAGAAEGVAEKLVESLSRPYTIAGSGIRISVSIGIASCVGGQSTSERLLEQADAAMYRAKGASKRCSALATGQQ, from the coding sequence ATGGCCTTGATGGCGGCGGCGCTGATCGTCTATGGCTATCAGAGGGAAAGCACCCAGCTCGTGCGCGATACTGTCGCTACAGCCCGTGCCCTGAGTTCGGTGGTCGATCGCGAATTGGCGGCCGTGGAGTCCGCCCTGCAGGTGCTCGCGACCTCGCCCCATCTGAACTCGGGCGATCTCGCCGCCTTTCATGCGCAGGCCATGGATGCACTGTCCATCCGCGCTGGCGATAATATCGTCCTGGCCGATACCGGCGGGCGTCAGTGGGTCAACACTTTCCGCTCCTTTGGCGCGCCTTTGCCACATGTGGCCATGCCCCAGCTGCAGAAAGTGCTCGACTCCCGGCAGCCAGTGGTGTCCGATCTTTTCTTCGGCCCGCTCATGCGGCGCCCCGCGCTCAGTGTTTCGGTTCCGGTTTTCCGCGACGGCCGCGTCCACTACAACCTGAGCATGGGGTTTTTCCCCGATCGCCTGTCCGCGATCCTGGACCAACAGCGCCTTCCGCCGGGCTGGATCGGCGAATTGTTCGATGGCGGGGGAAACCTCGTCGCTCGCACCCATCAGCCGGAGCGCTTCATCGGACAACGGGCCGTTTCGTCGCTCGCGGAGGTGATGCGGGCAAGCGCGGCGGGTTCGCTCGAGACGCTCACTGCCGAAGGTGTGCCGGTGATCTCGGCTTTCAGCCGATCGGCGGTCTCCGCGTGGACCGTGGTCATCAGCATTCCTCGGGAAACATTCACCGCGCAGCTCGAACAGTCGCTGGGCTGGCTGGTTGCGGGCACGGTTGCTCTGCTCGGCGGCAGCCTGGTGCTTGCATGGGGGCTCGGTGGGCGGATCACCGGGGCCTTTCGCGGATTGTCCGGCCACGCGCTACATGTGGGATGCGGCCAGGCGGTGACGATACCTTCCTTTCACCTGCGGGAAGCCGACGAGGTCGGTGAGGCTTTGATGCAGGCCTCCAGGGTGTTGCAGCGGGCGCGCCACGATGCCCATCACGATGCGCTGACCGGCCTCGGAAATCGCACACTATTGAAAGAAATCGTCGACCGGCAACTCGCCCTGTCCCGCCGGCAGGGCGGCGAGATGGCGCTGCTTTACATCGACCTGGACGATTTCAAGCCGGTCAATGATCGTTTCGGCCATGCCGCCGGTGATGAGTTGTTGCGGGCGGTGGCCGAGCGCCTCAGGGCGGGAATTCGCGGCTCAGATCTTGCCGTGCGGCTGGGCGGAGACGAGTTCGTGGTCGCGATGTTCACGACCGGGGCCGGTGCGGCCGAAGGGGTTGCGGAGAAGCTGGTAGAAAGCCTTTCCAGGCCTTACACCATCGCTGGATCGGGAATCCGGATCTCAGTGAGCATCGGCATCGCCTCCTGCGTCGGTGGCCAGAGTACGAGCGAGAGGCTGCTCGAACAGGCCGATGCGGCGATGTACCGAGCGAAGGGCGCGAGCAAGCGGTGCTCCGCGCTCGCCACTGGGCAGCAGTAG
- a CDS encoding phospholipase A — MNPFRALSDRARTWGVAVVLAWGCQAQAAGWLLASQNPSAEPGGFFSVIVIRLPGADELPDRISGVVELSLAGPQIALELTASEQETSGQRRYVGRWPQEAVGVATLTLRDVPTARMLIEAGTSPVAVALSARQQASGRLQPGTAPEGPTIEPAQPNALGFHEPMYFLLGGNDPRSARFQFSFRYRLFDDQGMIAENFPVVRGLYFGFTQTSLWDLDAHSKPFRDTSFRPSLFYRWRLSTPENGGWMAFSGGYEHESNGKDGADSRSIDMLFLRAEARRHFSDGRTYMGIAPKVWAYLDKEDNPDIAEYRGYGELEIRFGRDDGLMLSGLLRRGSAGKTSAQLDLSYPLRRSIFSGVGAFVHLQYFRGHGETLIDYSESRGSQFRLGVSLVR, encoded by the coding sequence ATGAACCCTTTTCGTGCTCTATCGGACCGTGCTCGGACATGGGGTGTTGCAGTCGTTCTGGCTTGGGGATGCCAGGCGCAGGCAGCGGGGTGGTTACTGGCTTCGCAGAACCCGAGTGCCGAACCGGGAGGCTTTTTTTCCGTCATCGTCATTCGCCTTCCCGGCGCGGATGAATTGCCCGATCGTATCTCCGGCGTTGTCGAGTTGTCCCTCGCAGGGCCGCAGATCGCACTCGAGCTAACCGCTTCCGAGCAGGAGACATCTGGTCAGCGGCGTTACGTTGGGCGATGGCCGCAGGAGGCGGTCGGGGTGGCTACGCTGACTTTGCGCGATGTACCTACGGCCCGGATGTTGATTGAAGCCGGAACCTCCCCCGTCGCGGTGGCACTTTCGGCCAGACAGCAGGCCTCTGGGCGGTTGCAACCCGGAACAGCGCCCGAAGGACCGACGATCGAGCCTGCCCAACCTAATGCACTTGGTTTTCATGAACCGATGTATTTTCTGCTTGGCGGCAACGACCCTCGCTCGGCACGGTTCCAGTTCAGTTTCCGCTATCGCCTGTTCGATGACCAAGGCATGATTGCCGAGAACTTTCCGGTCGTGCGGGGGCTGTATTTTGGCTTCACTCAGACCTCGTTGTGGGATCTGGATGCGCACTCCAAGCCGTTCCGCGATACCAGCTTCCGGCCTTCGCTGTTTTACCGCTGGAGGCTATCGACCCCTGAAAACGGGGGCTGGATGGCGTTTTCGGGAGGCTACGAACATGAGTCGAACGGCAAGGATGGTGCTGATTCGCGCAGCATCGACATGTTGTTTTTGCGTGCCGAAGCGCGACGACACTTCAGTGATGGGCGTACGTACATGGGGATCGCACCTAAGGTGTGGGCTTACCTCGACAAGGAAGATAATCCCGATATCGCCGAATATCGAGGCTATGGCGAACTCGAGATACGCTTCGGCCGCGATGACGGATTGATGCTTAGCGGCCTGCTGCGGCGCGGCAGTGCGGGAAAGACGAGCGCGCAGCTCGACCTGTCTTATCCGCTGCGGCGAAGCATTTTTTCGGGCGTGGGGGCCTTTGTTCACCTACAGTATTTCAGGGGGCACGGTGAAACGTTGATCGACTACAGTGAGTCGCGCGGTTCGCAGTTCAGGCTCGGCGTCTCGCTTGTCAGATAA